A stretch of Vigna angularis cultivar LongXiaoDou No.4 chromosome 4, ASM1680809v1, whole genome shotgun sequence DNA encodes these proteins:
- the LOC108330600 gene encoding RNA polymerase sigma factor sigE, chloroplastic/mitochondrial, producing the protein MGVVTVSSSAARTPVGLNTNFSCNRLKRPLIIAFKGDKQNESALIATQEKIPVPIATTKTQKKKIGKANKLPKRERVAFAEENSPSSLDVDYNEAAAMLENIYKLSPAFDADNAECIDGKIKRVSRRRKKIADDCEEKDVNDDRVVRNQNKKAKRLNLDERISLKRNSDGDEVVPTRNKRKNRMEKIEELIRDYSASTDFVGMDWRRMKIPPVLSSSEHAWLFKLMQPMKTILQVKEGLQKELEREPADSEVADATNMNIAHVKKALEVGQAARNKLIKHNLRLVLFVINKYFSDFASGSRFQDLCQAGVKGLMTAIDRFEPNRRFRLSTYSLFWIRHAITRSMTLSSFTRVPFGLESVRAEIQKAKTELTIELQRSPTEEEIIERAKISPERYHDVMKASKSILSLNSRHITTQEEFINGVVDNDGVNGDNSKQPALLRLALDDVLDSLKPKENLVIRQRFGLDGKGDRTLGEIARNLNISREMVRKHEMKALMKLKHSARLDYLRRYVV; encoded by the exons ATGGGAGTTGTGACTGTTTCTAGCTCAGCTGCGAGGACTCCAGTGGGATTGAATACAAACTTTTCCTGTAATCGTCTGAAGAGACCTTTAATTATAGCATTTAAAGGGGATAAACAAAATGAGTCAGCTTTGATTGCAACTCAAGAGAAAATCCCTGTGCCCATTGCGACCACCAAGACGCAGAAGAAAAAGATAGGGAAAGCTAACAAACTACCTAAGAGAGAAAGAGTTGCCTTTGCGGAGGAaaattctccttcttccttGGATGTCGACTATAATGAAGCTGCTGCTATGCTTGAAAATATTTACAAACTCAGCCCTGCTTTTGATGCTGATAATGCAGAATGTATAGATGGTAAAATCAAAAGGGTCTCCcggagaaggaagaagattgCTGACGATTGTGAAGAAAAGGATGTAAACGACGATAGGGTGGTCAGAAACCAGAACAAGAAAGCTAAACGGTTGAATCTTGATGAGCGGATTTCATTAAAGAGGAACTCAGACGGGGATGAAGTCGTTCCCACTcgaaataaaagaaagaataggATGGAGAAGATTGAAGAACTTATTCGGGACTATTCCGCATCAACTGATTTTGTCGGTATGGACTGGAGAAGAATGAAAATACCTCCCGTTCTTTCTTCTTCAGAGCATGCTTGGCTTTTCAAATTGATGCAACCTATGAAG ACAATACTTCAAGTGAAAGAAGGTTTACAGAAAGAGCTAGAAAGAGAACCTGCTGATAGTGAAGTAGCCGATGCAACGAACATGAACATTGCTCATGTAAAGAAAGCATTGGAGGTTGGTCAAGCTGCAAGAAACAAACTCATAAAG CACAATCTCCGGCTTGTCTTGTTcgttatcaacaaatatttttcagatTTTGCAAGTGGCTCTAGGTTTCAAGATCTTTGTCAGGCAGGAGTTAAGGGACTTATGACAGCAATTGATCGCTTTGAACCGAACAGAAGATTTCGGCTGTCAACATATAGCTTATTTTGGATTAGACATGCTATCACTCGTTCAATGACCCTCTCAAGCTTCACACGCGTTCCGTTTGGACTTGAATCG GTTCGAGCAGAAATCCAAAAAGCTAAAACTGAGTTAACAATTGAGCTTCAGAGGTCACCAACAGAGgaagaaataatagaaagagCTAAAATATCTCCGGAAAGATACCATGACGTAATGAAGGCATCAAAATCCATTCTTTCGCTGAACTCGAGGCATATAACTACACAAGAGGAGTTCATTAACGGGGTCGTTGATAATGATGGTGTTAATGGTGATAATAGTAAGCAACCTGCTCTACTACGGCTTGCTCTTGATGATGTG CTTGATTCCCTGAAGCCGAAGGAGAACTTAGTTATCAGACAGAGATTTGGACTTGATGGGAAGGGTGACagaacattgggagaaattgcTAGGAACTTGAATATATCAAGGGAAATGGTTAGAAAGCACGAAATGAAGGCTCTTATGAAGCTCAAGCATTCAGCTCGTTTGGATTATCTTCGTCGTTATGTTGTATAA